Proteins encoded in a region of the Gulosibacter sediminis genome:
- the pknB gene encoding Stk1 family PASTA domain-containing Ser/Thr kinase, whose product MIQGERTLAGRYQIGRRIGRGGMAEVYAATDERLGRHVAVKLLHTNLAGESSFRTRFRQEAQAAARMTHPTIVRVFDAGEDTFVRTDGFEIVVPYIVMEYIDGKQLGDIMAEEPLSDEKVEKYMSGLLTSLEYSHRAGVVHRDIKPANVMVTTADEVKVTDFGIARAISDTAGTIAQTTAILGTASYFSPEQARGETVDGRSDLYSAGIVLYEMLTGRVPFQGDSAVAVAYQHVTEPPRRASELSSRVTPALDAVVTKALAKRADDRYQTAAEFRTDLQNAFKGIAPSYTRSVAEESAATQLFGAGPTAIDATESALNSMNEDDDRAPQVQRRPPAMWIWGAVTLVAAVLIGVLLWVLLLQPMTLPETSASVPNVVGMTEEEATASIEDVGLTARVEHAASDDVPAGEVISQSPPEGSSVALDTTVTITISSGPDAIGVPSLEGMSESEAKTALEDVGLTLGTIINEDSPDVPADQVIRSEPSANTEVEPGSKVNVYVSSGNVTLPDVRGQSLADAESQLTDLGLTPVRQELPTCEAQDGSPVVNMSVAPGPVAQGSEVGLSYCTGSAPEPDPEPSEDTGDSGDSGDTGDSGDSNNGGNNGNGDNGGIGNR is encoded by the coding sequence GTGATCCAGGGAGAACGCACTCTCGCTGGCCGCTACCAGATCGGACGGCGCATTGGCCGCGGCGGAATGGCCGAGGTCTACGCAGCGACTGATGAACGCCTCGGTCGGCACGTCGCGGTCAAACTCCTCCACACGAATCTCGCGGGCGAATCCTCGTTCCGCACGCGCTTCCGCCAGGAGGCGCAGGCCGCCGCGCGCATGACGCACCCGACCATCGTGCGCGTATTTGACGCGGGCGAGGACACCTTCGTGCGCACCGACGGCTTCGAGATCGTCGTGCCGTACATCGTCATGGAGTACATCGACGGCAAGCAGCTCGGCGACATCATGGCCGAGGAGCCGCTCAGCGACGAAAAGGTCGAGAAGTACATGTCGGGGCTGCTCACCTCGCTCGAGTACTCCCACCGCGCCGGCGTCGTGCACCGCGACATCAAGCCCGCGAACGTCATGGTCACGACGGCCGACGAGGTCAAGGTCACCGACTTCGGTATCGCCCGCGCCATCTCCGACACCGCCGGCACGATTGCGCAGACGACCGCGATCCTCGGCACCGCATCCTACTTTTCGCCCGAGCAGGCCCGCGGCGAGACCGTCGACGGTCGCAGCGACCTCTACTCGGCCGGCATCGTGCTCTACGAGATGCTCACGGGCCGCGTGCCCTTTCAGGGCGACTCGGCCGTGGCCGTCGCCTACCAACACGTCACCGAGCCGCCGCGTCGCGCGAGCGAGCTGAGCTCGCGTGTCACCCCGGCGCTGGATGCGGTGGTCACCAAGGCGCTCGCGAAGCGCGCCGACGACCGCTACCAGACCGCCGCCGAGTTCCGCACCGACCTGCAGAACGCGTTCAAGGGCATCGCTCCCTCGTACACGCGCTCGGTCGCCGAGGAGTCGGCCGCCACGCAGCTGTTTGGCGCGGGCCCGACCGCGATCGACGCGACCGAGTCGGCCCTCAACTCGATGAACGAGGACGACGATCGCGCCCCGCAGGTGCAGCGCCGCCCTCCGGCCATGTGGATCTGGGGCGCCGTCACCCTCGTGGCGGCCGTGCTCATCGGCGTGCTGCTGTGGGTGCTGCTGCTGCAGCCGATGACGCTGCCCGAAACCAGCGCCTCCGTGCCGAATGTCGTCGGCATGACCGAGGAGGAGGCTACCGCCTCGATCGAGGACGTGGGCCTCACCGCCCGGGTTGAGCATGCCGCGAGCGATGACGTGCCCGCGGGCGAGGTCATCTCGCAGTCGCCGCCCGAGGGCTCGAGCGTCGCGCTCGACACCACGGTGACCATCACGATCTCGTCCGGCCCCGATGCGATCGGCGTGCCCTCGCTCGAGGGTATGTCCGAGTCCGAGGCGAAGACGGCCCTCGAGGACGTCGGGCTCACGCTCGGCACCATCATCAACGAGGACTCCCCCGACGTACCCGCCGATCAGGTCATCCGCAGCGAGCCGAGCGCGAACACCGAGGTCGAGCCCGGCTCGAAGGTGAACGTCTACGTCTCGAGCGGCAACGTGACCCTGCCCGACGTACGCGGGCAGTCGCTCGCCGACGCCGAGAGCCAACTCACCGATCTCGGCCTGACGCCCGTGCGCCAGGAGCTCCCCACCTGCGAGGCGCAGGACGGCAGCCCGGTCGTGAACATGTCGGTCGCCCCCGGCCCGGTCGCACAAGGCAGCGAGGTCGGCCTCAGCTACTGCACCGGCAGCGCCCCCGAGCCCGACCCCGAGCCGAGTGAGGACACCGGCGACTCCGGTGACTCGGGCGACACTGGTGACTCGGGCGACTCGAACAACGGTGGCAATAACGGCAACGGCGATAACGGCGGCATCGGCAACCGCTAG
- a CDS encoding serine/threonine protein kinase, translating to MRPAHGVTFGNRYQLGNRIAIGGMGEVWEATDLVIGRQVAIKILKDEYMGDPGFLERFRAEARHAALVNHEGIANVYDYGEENGSAYLVMELVPGEALSTILERERVLPPDQVMDIVSQTAAALGAAHRAGLVHRDIKPGNLLITPDHRVKITDFGIARIADQVPLTATGQVMGTVQYLSPEQASGHAATPSTDIYSLGIVAYESLAGRRPFTGESQVAIAMSHINDAPPPLPVTVPEPVRNLVISAISKDPKDRPESAAAFSRASAALRDGDVQRAAQAVPAVLGVGTATAPLDQTQLLGNDQQSTTVLGAPQQATQQYSPFDELMGQNGQGAEVAPTDAEEEETEEEKEKKPGNWRWILIAALVLLALALGLLGFALLQNNGNEPEPTTTATQTETPEPTPTETEAETVSISSSQFVGMSYDEAAAELTGLGLNPVKVDGQSAQSQSDVDTVISVNPTGNLTVGDEVQVTVYTDVAAVDSGPSNGPTLTQDGTDLVVEWSSFDGQCPPGQSVSGYTVTLTWTGGSAGTTPYTQGASSTSMTTTIPSGATSVTASYQPECSSSDVPTSPETSLDLDQQGDSQQQLPSTSATPQPNENANDSNTDGE from the coding sequence ATGAGGCCTGCACACGGAGTCACCTTCGGTAATCGGTACCAACTCGGTAACCGCATTGCCATCGGCGGTATGGGCGAGGTGTGGGAAGCCACCGACCTCGTCATCGGTCGCCAAGTCGCCATCAAGATCCTCAAGGACGAGTACATGGGCGACCCCGGCTTCCTCGAGCGCTTCCGCGCCGAGGCGCGGCACGCTGCGCTCGTGAACCACGAGGGCATCGCGAACGTCTATGACTACGGCGAGGAGAACGGCTCGGCCTACCTCGTCATGGAGCTCGTGCCCGGCGAGGCGCTGTCGACGATCCTCGAGCGGGAGCGCGTGCTGCCGCCCGACCAGGTGATGGACATCGTCTCGCAGACCGCGGCGGCCCTCGGCGCGGCCCACCGCGCGGGCCTCGTGCACCGCGACATCAAGCCCGGCAACCTGCTCATCACGCCCGACCACCGCGTGAAGATCACCGACTTCGGCATCGCACGCATCGCCGACCAGGTGCCGCTCACCGCGACCGGCCAGGTCATGGGCACGGTGCAGTACCTCTCGCCCGAGCAGGCCTCGGGTCACGCGGCGACCCCGTCGACCGACATCTACTCGCTCGGCATCGTCGCGTACGAGTCGCTCGCCGGCCGCCGCCCGTTCACGGGCGAGTCGCAGGTCGCGATCGCGATGTCGCACATCAACGACGCGCCGCCGCCCCTGCCGGTGACCGTGCCCGAGCCGGTGCGCAACCTCGTCATCTCGGCGATTTCGAAGGACCCGAAGGATCGCCCGGAGTCGGCGGCCGCGTTCTCGCGTGCCTCGGCGGCGCTCCGCGACGGCGACGTGCAGCGGGCGGCGCAGGCCGTGCCCGCGGTGCTCGGCGTCGGTACCGCGACCGCCCCGCTCGACCAGACCCAGCTGCTCGGCAACGACCAGCAGTCGACGACCGTGCTCGGCGCCCCTCAGCAGGCGACGCAGCAGTACAGCCCTTTTGACGAACTCATGGGCCAGAACGGCCAGGGCGCCGAGGTCGCGCCGACCGACGCCGAGGAAGAAGAGACCGAGGAAGAGAAGGAGAAGAAGCCGGGCAACTGGCGCTGGATCCTCATCGCCGCCCTCGTGCTGCTCGCCCTCGCGCTCGGCCTGCTCGGCTTTGCGCTGCTGCAGAACAACGGCAACGAGCCCGAGCCGACGACCACGGCCACGCAGACCGAAACGCCCGAGCCAACCCCGACCGAGACCGAGGCCGAAACGGTCTCGATCTCGTCGAGCCAGTTCGTGGGCATGAGCTACGACGAGGCGGCCGCCGAGCTGACCGGCCTCGGCCTCAACCCGGTGAAGGTCGACGGCCAGTCGGCCCAGAGCCAGAGCGACGTCGACACCGTCATCAGCGTCAACCCGACCGGCAACCTCACCGTCGGCGACGAGGTGCAGGTCACGGTCTACACCGACGTCGCGGCGGTCGACAGCGGCCCCTCGAACGGCCCGACCCTCACGCAGGACGGCACCGACCTCGTCGTCGAGTGGAGCTCGTTCGACGGTCAGTGCCCTCCCGGTCAGTCCGTTTCGGGCTACACGGTCACGCTCACCTGGACGGGCGGAAGCGCCGGCACCACGCCGTACACCCAGGGTGCGTCGTCGACGTCAATGACCACGACCATCCCGAGCGGTGCGACGTCGGTCACGGCCTCGTACCAACCCGAGTGCTCGTCATCTGACGTACCGACCTCGCCCGAGACGTCGCTCGACCTCGACCAGCAAGGTGATTCGCAGCAACAGCTGCCGAGTACCTCCGCTACGCCGCAACCAAACGAGAACGCCAACGACAGCAATACCGACGGCGAATAA
- a CDS encoding peptidoglycan D,D-transpeptidase FtsI family protein encodes MSKNIRAIGIILLAMFLALFGSSTYIQVFQAPQLAADGRNTRVLLASYETQRGPILIDGTPIVQSEADGTQYKYQRVYENGALYAPITGYYSANQGATGLESAMNAELSGRSDSQFFTSLQAMFTGSSPAGAAVEVTIDPDAQQAAWDALGDMQGAVIAIDPETGAILAMVSKPTYDPNSLAMHDDQEVIDAYNALLNDPSNPLFNRAIAGNLNPPGSVFKIVVAAAALEAGIVEPDTELDNPTEWELPGSSSVIYNPSHGAKCGSGEKTNLKTALELSCNIPFAQLAVKLGDEKIREMAEAFGFNDSFEIPMESTPSQYPTDELDDAQTALTGFGQFDVRATPLQMAMVSAAISNGGELMNPTVVDSVLTPNLDEIQGPQVSSYGTPISQETADKLTDMMQGSVSEGAATNAAIAGIDVAGKTGTAQNGEGEAYSLWFTGFAESNGQQVAVAVVLEDGGGMGQSGTGNGLAASIGAAVIKAVLGV; translated from the coding sequence ATGAGTAAGAACATCCGCGCCATCGGCATCATCCTGCTCGCGATGTTCCTCGCGCTCTTCGGCTCGTCGACGTACATCCAGGTTTTCCAGGCCCCGCAACTCGCCGCCGACGGCCGCAACACGCGCGTGCTGCTCGCGAGCTACGAAACGCAGCGCGGGCCGATCCTCATCGACGGCACGCCGATCGTGCAGTCCGAGGCCGACGGCACGCAGTACAAGTACCAGCGGGTCTACGAGAACGGCGCCCTCTACGCGCCGATCACCGGCTACTACTCGGCCAACCAGGGCGCGACCGGCCTCGAGTCGGCGATGAACGCCGAGCTCTCGGGCCGCTCCGACTCGCAGTTCTTCACGAGCCTTCAGGCCATGTTCACCGGCAGCTCGCCCGCCGGCGCGGCGGTCGAGGTCACGATCGACCCGGATGCGCAGCAGGCGGCCTGGGATGCGCTCGGCGACATGCAGGGCGCGGTCATCGCGATCGACCCCGAAACCGGCGCTATCCTGGCGATGGTCTCGAAGCCGACATACGACCCGAACTCGCTCGCGATGCACGACGACCAAGAGGTCATCGACGCATACAACGCGCTGCTCAACGACCCCTCGAACCCGCTCTTCAACCGCGCGATCGCCGGCAATCTCAACCCGCCGGGCTCGGTCTTCAAGATCGTCGTCGCGGCGGCAGCCCTCGAGGCGGGCATCGTCGAACCCGACACGGAGCTCGACAACCCCACCGAGTGGGAGCTGCCCGGTTCGAGCTCGGTCATCTACAACCCCTCGCACGGCGCCAAGTGCGGCAGCGGCGAGAAGACCAACCTGAAGACGGCCCTCGAACTGTCGTGCAACATCCCGTTCGCGCAGCTCGCGGTGAAGCTCGGCGACGAGAAGATTCGCGAGATGGCAGAGGCGTTCGGCTTCAACGACAGCTTCGAGATTCCGATGGAATCGACGCCGTCGCAGTACCCAACCGACGAGCTCGACGACGCGCAGACCGCACTCACCGGCTTCGGCCAGTTCGACGTGCGCGCGACGCCGCTGCAGATGGCCATGGTCTCGGCTGCCATCTCCAACGGCGGCGAGCTCATGAACCCGACGGTCGTCGACAGCGTGCTCACACCGAACCTCGACGAGATTCAGGGCCCGCAGGTGAGCAGCTACGGCACGCCGATCTCGCAGGAGACGGCCGACAAGCTCACCGACATGATGCAGGGTAGCGTCAGCGAGGGCGCCGCGACGAACGCGGCGATCGCCGGCATCGACGTGGCGGGTAAGACGGGTACGGCGCAGAACGGTGAGGGCGAGGCCTACTCGCTCTGGTTCACCGGCTTCGCCGAATCGAATGGGCAGCAGGTAGCGGTCGCGGTCGTTCTCGAAGACGGCGGCGGCATGGGACAAAGCGGGACCGGAAACGGACTGGCGGCATCAATTGGAGCAGCAGTGATTAAGGCGGTGCTTGGGGTATGA
- a CDS encoding FtsW/RodA/SpoVE family cell cycle protein has protein sequence MTAPAQITGRRERRQGLRNMELGFLVVAYIIVLGALLQVQLGVNNTFDWHVVTLFGALLVLTLGVHIVLRFRAPRADPFLLPLATTINGLGITMIYRLDLADNPEQPGTQAISQIVYTGLAIAIAIAVLIALRNHRVLQRYTYLFGAVSLILLVLPLIPGLAATGANARVWISVGPFNFQPGEIAKITLAIFFAGYLVTARDSLSMVSRKFLGLRLPRMRDLGPILIVWAFCMGVLVFQRDLGTSLLYFGLFLVMIFVSTGRISWVIIGLLLFLGGGTVAAMNMSYVGNRIYAWLHPFDPGLYEASGGSYQLVQGLFGLGNGGLIGTGLGQGRPDLTPLAESDFIISALGEELGLAGLFAILAMYLIIVARGLRIGHLGGDDFGRLLATGLSFVIGLQVFIVIGGVTRVIPLTGLTAPFLAAGGSSLLANWIIIAILLRLSDTIRSSQAGATATEMYASNPTPNREGASA, from the coding sequence ATGACGGCACCCGCCCAGATCACCGGCCGCCGCGAGCGGCGCCAGGGCCTGCGCAACATGGAGCTCGGGTTCCTCGTCGTCGCCTACATCATCGTGCTCGGCGCGCTGCTGCAGGTGCAGCTCGGCGTCAACAACACGTTCGACTGGCACGTCGTCACGCTCTTCGGCGCGCTGCTCGTGCTGACGCTCGGCGTGCACATCGTGCTGCGCTTCCGCGCCCCCCGCGCCGACCCGTTCCTGCTGCCGCTCGCCACGACGATCAATGGCCTCGGCATCACGATGATCTACCGGCTCGACCTCGCCGACAACCCCGAGCAGCCGGGCACCCAAGCGATCTCGCAGATCGTCTACACGGGCCTCGCCATCGCGATCGCCATCGCCGTGCTCATCGCGCTACGCAATCACCGCGTGCTGCAGCGCTACACCTACCTCTTCGGCGCGGTGTCGCTGATCCTACTCGTGCTGCCGCTCATCCCGGGCCTCGCCGCAACCGGCGCGAACGCGCGCGTGTGGATCTCGGTCGGCCCCTTCAACTTCCAGCCCGGTGAGATCGCAAAGATCACCCTCGCGATCTTCTTCGCCGGCTACCTCGTGACGGCCCGCGACTCACTCTCGATGGTGAGCCGCAAGTTCCTCGGCCTGCGCCTGCCGCGGATGCGCGACCTCGGCCCGATCCTCATCGTCTGGGCCTTCTGCATGGGCGTGCTCGTGTTCCAGCGCGACCTCGGCACCTCGCTGCTCTACTTCGGCCTATTCCTCGTGATGATCTTCGTCTCGACCGGGCGCATCTCGTGGGTCATCATCGGTCTGCTCCTGTTCCTCGGCGGCGGCACCGTCGCGGCCATGAACATGAGCTACGTCGGCAACCGCATCTACGCGTGGCTGCACCCGTTCGACCCGGGCCTCTACGAGGCGAGCGGCGGCAGCTACCAGCTCGTGCAGGGCCTGTTCGGCCTCGGCAACGGCGGGCTCATCGGCACCGGCCTCGGCCAGGGCCGCCCCGACCTGACGCCGCTCGCCGAGAGCGACTTCATCATCTCGGCGCTCGGTGAAGAGCTCGGCCTCGCGGGCCTCTTCGCGATTCTCGCGATGTACCTGATCATCGTCGCCCGCGGCCTGCGCATCGGTCACCTCGGCGGCGACGACTTCGGTCGCCTGCTCGCGACGGGCCTCTCGTTCGTCATCGGGTTGCAGGTGTTTATCGTTATTGGTGGTGTGACGCGTGTGATTCCGCTCACGGGCCTCACCGCGCCCTTCCTCGCGGCGGGTGGTTCGAGTCTCCTGGCCAACTGGATCATCATTGCGATCCTGCTGCGTCTGAGCGACACGATTCGCAGCAGCCAGGCGGGCGCGACCGCCACCGAGATGTACGCCAGCAATCCGACACCGAACCGAGAGGGGGCATCCGCATGA
- a CDS encoding PP2C family protein-serine/threonine phosphatase: protein MPQIVRAGAVSHVGRVRSNNQDSGLVGKHIHAVADGMGGHAGGDVASSIAVKFLAEHDVQFTSVSEAQEGLTALLHEANELIVDAARTHAELKGMGTTADVITRIGDEMVIGHIGDSRVYRYHSGELKQVTVDHTFVQRLVDAGRITPEEALVHPRRSVLMRVLGDVETAPDVDTYVVPAVDGDRWLLCSDGLSSYVDEAQIAEVLARKVESSREVGDDLVQLALDNGAPDNVTVVVLEIGEKPLESIKPKVVGAAVNPMRYASNAPKRVKRLLPDVLQSRRKLAARPENEEFAAPTDEMFNRILAEEKRFRLMRRITWSAAVVLLIAVMVGASALVYSWTQTRYYVGEYNGNVAIYQGVNANIGSFELSEVIDETDLSVDDLNPYQRSQVTGTIAFATLAEAQDLVERLINGTAPTQPEEEATPVPTSTPTPTATSSATASATSGGE from the coding sequence ATGCCGCAGATCGTACGCGCCGGCGCGGTGTCGCACGTGGGTCGAGTCCGGTCGAACAACCAGGACTCTGGCCTCGTCGGCAAGCACATTCACGCCGTTGCCGACGGGATGGGCGGCCACGCGGGCGGTGACGTCGCGTCCTCCATCGCGGTCAAGTTCCTCGCCGAGCACGACGTGCAATTCACCTCGGTCTCGGAGGCACAGGAGGGCCTGACGGCACTCCTCCACGAGGCGAACGAGCTCATCGTCGACGCGGCACGCACCCACGCCGAACTCAAGGGGATGGGCACGACCGCCGACGTCATCACGCGCATCGGCGACGAAATGGTCATCGGCCACATCGGCGACTCGCGCGTCTACCGCTACCACTCGGGCGAGCTCAAACAGGTGACGGTCGACCACACCTTCGTGCAGCGCCTCGTCGACGCCGGCCGCATCACGCCCGAAGAGGCGCTCGTGCACCCGCGCCGCTCGGTGCTCATGCGTGTGCTCGGCGACGTCGAAACGGCGCCCGACGTCGACACCTACGTCGTGCCCGCCGTCGACGGCGACCGCTGGTTGCTCTGTTCTGACGGCCTCTCGAGCTACGTCGACGAAGCCCAGATCGCCGAGGTGCTCGCGCGCAAGGTCGAGTCATCGCGCGAGGTTGGCGACGACCTCGTGCAGCTCGCGCTCGACAACGGCGCCCCCGACAACGTCACCGTGGTCGTGCTCGAGATCGGCGAGAAGCCGCTCGAGAGCATCAAGCCCAAGGTTGTCGGCGCCGCCGTCAACCCGATGCGCTATGCCTCGAACGCCCCGAAGCGCGTCAAGCGCCTGCTGCCCGACGTGCTGCAGTCACGCCGCAAGCTCGCGGCCCGGCCCGAGAACGAAGAGTTCGCGGCCCCGACCGACGAGATGTTCAACCGCATCCTCGCCGAGGAGAAGCGCTTCCGCCTCATGCGGCGCATCACCTGGTCGGCCGCCGTCGTACTGCTCATCGCCGTCATGGTCGGCGCGAGCGCGCTCGTCTACAGCTGGACGCAAACGCGCTACTACGTCGGCGAATACAACGGCAACGTCGCGATCTACCAGGGGGTCAACGCGAACATCGGCTCGTTCGAACTCTCTGAGGTCATCGACGAAACCGACCTCTCGGTCGACGACCTGAACCCCTACCAGCGTTCGCAGGTTACAGGCACGATCGCCTTCGCCACCCTCGCCGAGGCACAGGACCTCGTCGAACGGCTCATCAACGGCACGGCCCCCACCCAGCCCGAAGAGGAGGCGACGCCGGTACCGACGAGCACGCCGACGCCGACCGCGACCTCCTCGGCCACCGCATCCGCCACGTCGGGAGGTGAGTGA
- a CDS encoding FHA domain-containing protein FhaB/FipA, whose protein sequence is MSGELTLLVLRLVFLAIMWIFIFSIIYALRSDLFGSRSRDYQRAMEQSRQQGTAPQPQPVPAAAPTPAAAQAPRPQQAQPQGPATFEKVVLTSGPRRGTEIKLSDQPLLIGRSPDADLRIQDDYTSTRHARLLKWNDTWMVQDLDSTNGTYVNDERVSQPVEIRRGTVVRIGTTTFELR, encoded by the coding sequence ATGAGCGGCGAACTGACCCTGCTGGTGCTGCGCCTGGTGTTCCTGGCGATCATGTGGATCTTCATCTTCTCGATCATCTACGCCCTGCGCAGCGACCTGTTCGGCTCGCGTTCACGCGACTATCAGCGCGCGATGGAGCAGTCGCGACAGCAGGGCACTGCCCCGCAGCCGCAGCCCGTTCCCGCCGCGGCGCCCACGCCAGCAGCGGCCCAGGCTCCGCGCCCTCAGCAGGCGCAACCGCAGGGCCCGGCCACCTTCGAGAAGGTCGTGCTCACCTCGGGCCCGCGCCGCGGCACCGAGATCAAGCTCAGCGACCAACCGCTGCTCATCGGCCGTTCGCCCGACGCCGACCTGCGCATCCAGGACGACTACACGTCGACCCGCCACGCCCGCCTGCTCAAGTGGAACGACACCTGGATGGTGCAGGACCTCGATTCGACCAACGGCACGTACGTCAACGACGAGCGTGTTTCGCAGCCCGTGGAAATTCGCCGGGGCACCGTTGTGCGAATCGGCACGACCACCTTTGAGCTTCGCTAA
- a CDS encoding FhaA domain-containing protein — MGILDKFERGLERAFNGAFAKTFKSGLQPVEIVAALKRECDTRASIVSRERILVPNRFHVIVSPADYDRLAGLGDSLTSTLVQEIEQHASRQHYQFAGGLSVKLLQDDSLSEGQLNIESRSVEGRVDWTPVLDVNGRRYTLHQGSNVIGRGSDADITIDDGGASRRHAEVVWDGQRAGVRDLGSTNGTKLNARRVSQAALETGSLIEIGRTQLYFQVVPQASPSDDTGYLQRPGGMQ, encoded by the coding sequence GTGGGAATTCTTGACAAATTTGAACGGGGGCTGGAGCGCGCCTTCAACGGCGCGTTTGCCAAGACGTTCAAATCTGGCCTGCAGCCTGTCGAAATCGTCGCCGCGCTCAAGCGCGAATGCGACACGCGCGCCTCGATCGTGTCGCGCGAACGCATCCTCGTGCCCAACCGCTTTCACGTCATCGTTTCCCCCGCCGACTACGACCGGCTCGCCGGCCTCGGTGACTCGCTCACCAGCACTCTCGTGCAGGAAATTGAGCAGCACGCGAGTCGGCAGCACTATCAGTTCGCCGGTGGCCTCTCGGTGAAGCTGCTTCAAGACGATTCGCTCAGCGAGGGCCAGCTCAACATCGAGTCGCGCAGCGTCGAAGGCCGTGTCGACTGGACTCCGGTGCTCGACGTCAACGGCCGCCGCTACACGCTGCACCAGGGCAGCAACGTGATCGGCCGCGGCAGCGACGCCGACATCACCATCGACGACGGCGGGGCATCGCGCCGCCACGCCGAAGTGGTGTGGGATGGCCAGCGCGCCGGCGTGCGCGACCTCGGCTCGACGAACGGCACCAAGCTCAATGCCCGGCGCGTCTCGCAAGCGGCACTCGAGACCGGCTCGCTCATTGAGATTGGCCGCACCCAGCTCTATTTCCAGGTGGTGCCGCAAGCCTCACCGAGCGATGACACGGGCTATCTGCAACGACCAGGAGGCATGCAATGA